The Candidatus Neomarinimicrobiota bacterium genome contains the following window.
ATGGATGAAGAAGGAAGTGTGCGTAAGATCAGCAAAGGAGAGCTGGAAATCGACCTGGAAAAACGGGCTGTTTCCATCCGTGGCAAAGAGATTCAATTAACAGCAACTGAGTTCAACCTCCTAACTCTGCTGATCCGTCAACCGGGACGCGTATATAGTCGGAAACAGCTATTAGATATCGTCTGGGATTACTCTTTTGAGGGCTATGAGAATACGGTGAACACTCACGTCAATCGTCTCCGCTCCAAAATCGAGAAAAATCCCAACAATCCTGAATATGTCCTCACCGTCTGGGGTGTAGGCTACAAATTTTCTGACGAGATTGGTGTATAAGCACCTCCCATGGTCCAATTCAGCCATATCCCGCTATATCGCACTCTGACCTTTAAAGTCTCTATTGCGCTTATAGCCTTTTTTATTCTGAACGGGGTTCTATTGGTCCTATGGAATCAGGCTGATATTATGAATGACCTGGAAATTGATATTCAGACAGCATACCGCTATACAGCTCTAGAAATCACCGAAGAATTAGAAAATCCCGAAACCGACATTAAAGACATGTCGGTTTTTTTTGATTCACTTGCTCAGTATTATCCAGGAATGGAATTATTTCTGGTTGCTCCAGATGGGGAGATCCAGGAGCATGGCAGCTATGTACCCTCACAACTCATCAACAGCCATGTTTCAATTGATGCCATCTATTCATTTCTTCAAGCAGATACCAACGATTATCCTATAGAGATAGCAATCCCAACAGCAACAGATCTTGATTTTGTATTCTCTGCCGCACCCCTGGGGTCTGCCGCAGATCCATACGCTTATGTCTTAGTGACCATGGTTGAAGGTGGGGAAGATGTAGTTGTAACCTGGTGGGAAGAGTATGGTGCCATACTTACACGGACCATCCTATTTAGTCTCATTATTGCTGGCTTAGCTGGTATCATATTCTGGTATTTTCTAACAAGGCGTGTTCAAAACGTTGCACATGCCGTCCAAAATTATCGAGCCGGGGATACTCGTTTTGTCCTGAAAGATGAAGCCAGTGACGAAATTGGTCATGTCGCAATGCATGTTGGCGATATGATGGAACGTATCGATGCCATGTTTGGTGAATTAGGTCTTAAGGAGAAGATGAGGACAGAGTTATTAGCTTCTGTCAGTCACGAACTTCAAACGCCACTTACTGTCATGCAGGGTAATATTGAAACCTTGGTGGAACACCGCGAAAAGATGAGTGAAGAAGATCTTAGCATGAAATTGGGAGCCGTCTACTCACAGGTTCGACATATGAGTGCCCTGATTGATGATATGTTTGATGTTGCCATACTTGAAACAGGTCAGATGCGGATCAACGCAGAACCTTTCCCCATGGTTGAACTGGTTGAAGATGTACTTCAGAGCTATGCATTACTCCTGGATCAATCAAAGATTGCAGTTGAACGCAATTTTCCTGAATCCATTCAAACTGTGAATGCTGATCCTCTTCGAATTCGTCAGGTCATCCGAAATCTCTTGAGCAATGCTATTAAATTTTCATCTCCAGGGGATACAATTCGTATCACGACTGAGGTTAAATCAAACGAAATTCTCTCATTTCGTATAGAGGATACTGGTGTTGGTATTGCAGAAGACGATATCAGTAAGATTTTTGAAAGCTTTTATCGTTCCAAGCAGCAACTAGAAAAAACCGTCAAGGGCACCGGTCTGGGATTACATATTTGCCAGCATATTCTTAAGCTCCACAATTCAACTCTGGATGTGAAGAGTCGTCTGCACATTGGCAGCACTTTTTCTTTTGATCTTAATCTCTACAAAGAAGTTGTAACGATTTAATCTGGTCCATCTCTAAATTCTGTTCACAAAAAGAAGGAAATTATCATGAGTGAAGAAATCACCACTCCAAGTGGTCTAAAATATGTCGATGAAGTAGTTGGTTCCGGTAAAGCCCCATTAAGCGGGCAGGGCGTTGTAGTTCATTATACTGGTACCCTAGAGGATGGAACAAAATTCGACAGTTCAGTTGATAGAAACAAACCTTTCAGCTTCACTATTGGTGTTGGCAGAGTTATTCAGGGCTGGGATGAAGGGGTTATGACCATGAAGGTCGGTGGCAAAAGACGTTTGATCATTCCTTCTGATTTAGGATATGGAGCCCGAGGCGCTGGTGGTGTTATCCCTCCCAATGCGACCCTGATCTTCGATGTCGAATTGCTGGAAATCCGCTAAATATACATATAAAATGACCCCTGCAGAACTCAAGACAGTCCTGAATGAGCATCCCCTCACTTTGCTTTATTTCTCCACACCTACCTGTAACGTGTGTAAGGTGCTGAAGCCTAGAGTAGAAGCCCTTTTGGAGGAAGAACCTCCCTGGCATTTTCAGTATATGAATACTGAGGAATCCATGGAAATTGCCGGGCAGCACCTCATCTTTGCTGTACCGACTCTCTTACTTATGGCAGACGGTCGCGAGATAGCCAGGCTCAGTCGCCATTTCGGCATGCATGAACTGGAACAACCCATCCGACGCTACGCTGAACTTTATAATCAGGTTGAGTCTTAGATCTACCTAAAGCCTGTCTCTCTATGTTAAGATATTTACTCTTACGCAATCCTGGTCACAACAGGGTGTACTATTTGGAGTCAGAAAAACTGGCTTTAGCTGAGCTATCCCTTACCTGCCAGCGACTAGAGCAAACATGCAGACATATTGAATCAATCGATATTGCCGGTATCAATTATCTCTCATTCACTGTGGAAAAGACCCTAAGTGAGCGTGAGCTTGAATGGCTATCCAGACTTTCCTTCATCTTTGCACTTTTTGTTCAAGAAGTTGACAACGAGGCACAGCTGAAGCCTGTTGCCCTCATACCACCAACTCATCTTGATCCCAAAATTTCCATGTTGCTCAAGTACTCAGGAAAGACCAACGAAATTTTTACACGAATGATGATAAACGTAGGTTTGGTCTCAAGTGATTTTGGGGTTGAGGATTCCATTCAACTATTGGATCCAGTCTCTGGCAAGGGAACTACTCTCTTTGAAGGAGCTGTTCGTGGATTTGATGTGACAGGGATTGAAACTGAGCGCAAAATGGTTCATGAGACCACCATCTTTTTCAAAAAATTTCTGGAGCAGGAAAAATTCAAACATTCCCTGGGCAAACACGCCATGTATTCCAGCAGTACTGGCGGCGAAGCCTCTGTTCAGTTATTTGAATATTCCAAAGACAAGCAAGGCTTCAAGGCCGAGGGTTCCAGAAAGCATCTGGCCCTGATCGCTGGCAATGCCATTCATTCCAGACGTTACTTTAAAGCAGAAAAATTTCATCTCATCATAGGTGATTTACCCTATGGTATCGCCCATGGAAATAGAGCGAAGAAGAAGCACAACTCCCGCACCCGCAGCCCGGCTGAGTTCATGGAAGTCTGTTTACCCGAATTTCACAAGATATTGAAAACAGGGGGGACTCTCGTGTTAGCCTGGAACAAGTTTGTGTGGCCCCGTGAAGATTTTGTCGAGCTTCTTGCTGCCAAGGGCTTCAAAGTCTTAGATGCTGATCCCTATGATCAATTCACCCATCGTGTGGATCAGTCGATAAAGAGAGATATTGTAGTAGCCCGCAAAGCCTGATTCGACGCCCTAACTTGTTAATTAGTCAGAGCTAACATATATTAGACCCTCACTCTGGAGGGGACATGAAATCAAAAATATTTCTAAGTTTGTTGTTTTTACTCCATTTCGGTTATGCCATTGAGGAGCATCAGCTCTGGAATGGTAATCAGATTAATAATTGGTGGGATAACACCGGTAGGATCACTTCGCATGTCGCTACCGGGGATGCTGGGATGGAATGGCCTGCTGGTAGTGGTGATACTCCCATATATACAGCAGGACTATGGATTGTTGCAGGAAGCGTTAACGGGCAAGAAAATTATAGGAGTGCCGCCTCAGAATTTACCACAGAATGTCTTCCTGGTCCCTGGGGCTCTGACCCAGATGCACCAGAACACAGGATATATAAAATTCGATCTGCAGATGGACGAGTCAATCCTGACTGGGATGTCTGGCCAGTTGATCAGGGTGCACCGTGGATTGATGTGAATGAAGACGGTGAATATGACCCTGCCATTGATAGTCCTGATGTAAAGGGAGATTTGTACTATTGGACAGTTTTCAATGACGGCAACGAAGGTAGACACAGCTATTTATGGGCCACACAACCACTTGATATCGAAGTTACAGCTGCAATGTATGGCTATGAGGGTCCCAGTCCTTTGGAGAACACACTATTCCTCGAATGGAATATTAGAAATGCAGGATCAGACCAGCTTGACTCAGTAATCCTGGGGATTTGGCAGGATATTGATCTTGGTAGTGCTATCAACGATTACCCAGGCTGCTCTCCAGATTTAGATCTGAGCTATCATTATGTAGGAAGACTACCTGATCAGGACTATGGGTTCTTCCCACCATCAGTAGGGTTTTCAATCCTTCAGGGACCTATCGTGCCCTCTATCGGAGATACGGCCCATGTTTCAGGTGAACTTATCCCAGATTATAAGAACCTACATTCCACTGCTTTTACTCCTTTTTGTGCCGTTGAATGTCCGGATCCTCAGACCGTCGAAGAAGCTTACCTGAATATGCAGGGTCGTGATCATGATGGAAATCTTTACGTAAATCCAACAAACAATACTCCAGAACCATTCAGCTTTACGGGAAATCCACTAGATGGATCTGGCTGGTTGGCTGTAAATGAGACATTTCCACGTGATTGGCGGGGCATTCTGTCTACTGGTCCGGTTAGCCTGTCGCCAGGCGAAACACAGCAGATGGTTGCAGCGTGTGTGGTTTCTCCAGGAAATGGTCCTCTGGCGGCTTTAGCCGCCCTTTTTGATGATGTTGAAACTGTACGGGAGATTTATGATGCACAGTTCAGCAATTTGGATGATCTGGTTCTGGTTTCAGAAATCGATGTACCTCATAACACAGAAAGCTCGGGACCTTTCACCTTCCAGTTTGAGATTCTTGATCCCACAAACCAATGGGATAGTCATACAATGAGTTATCAACTCGATGATATCTGGACCAACACTTCAATGACTAATATGGGCGCATCGGTTTGGCAGGCTGAACTCCCTGATTTTCAAGTTACCAATACGTCAACTTTGGCTTATCATCTTGTCCACTATGATGGTGAAGGCAATTTCGATCACTGGCCATCTGGAGCCCCCTACAATAACAACTTGTTCACTTTTGGACCAGATCTTGAAGCCCCTGTAGTAGCAGGATTACAAGAGCATTACGATGTACACTATCAGCTACCATTTTCAAAGTTGGTGACAATTGACACTGTTTCTGACAACAGATTCGGGATAAATGAAATCTGGCTAAACTGGACTATTGGCGGAAGTGATATTATGACTGCTCCTATGGTAGCCATTGATACAAATGAAGTGGAATGGGTGTTTAATAGAGTATTTCTCGGAGATATGTCTGATGTTGTAGGACAGATGGGAGATACTGTCAAATATTGGGTTAATGTTCAGGATGGTAGCAACCAGGGTAACCTTGGTAGTTCAGAAATTCGGAGCTTTATCGCCAGCAATCAGGAAACAATCGGAGATTTTGATCATGCCACTGATCAAATTGGGATTGTGGATTGGCTCTCCTTCGAGAATGGTTCTATAGTTCCATTTTCTGATGGAGGGAATCATTGGGGCAAAGTTATCCAAACCCCATTGAACGCTAATATTGCTAGCTACGACACACTGGAAATGCTCAGAGAGTTGGATCTTTCATTTTTTGATTTTGGTTGGATCAATACACGCATGGCTGCCAATTTCGGTGACGAGAACAATTATGGCTTAGTTCAGATTAAAACCAATGGCGGCTATTTGACCATCGACTCGCTATCTGGATTCATCATGCCGGATACCCTATCATATGATCTTTCACCCTTTCTACCAAATGTAGCCCTAGGTATCCGTTTTATCCTCCACAGTGCTCAAGGTGTCGCGCTCTGGATCCTGGATGATATGATATTCCATACTGATCCAAATCTGGTGGGTATCAAAACAGCTGGTCTGCAGCCCCTGACCTTTTCGCTTCAGCAAAACTATCCCAATCCCTTCAATCCCATCACGAGTATTGTTTACACACTGCCAGAACTCATGGATGTTGAGTTTGAGATATTTGATGTGAGAGGTCGCCTGGTGAAAAGCTGGTCTCTGGAAAATCAGAGCGGAGGAGAGCACAAATTGTTCTGGGATGGTACCAATTCAGCCGGTGAGCTTGTATCCACGGGTGTTTACATCGGCGTCATCAAGACGGAGGACTATCAGTCAACAATTAAGATGGTATTGCTCAGATAGGAAGAAAATCATGTGCAATCGTGTCGTCATGTTTCTGATTTGTGCAGCTTCGCTCATTGCTGCAGGAAACCCTTCCCATACTTCAGATCTCAGATCACTGGATCATTATTTATGGGAAGGGAATAATATTCGAACCTGGATTGGAAACAATGGCACACTTGTTTCCCACATTCCCACGGGACAGGCTGGTCTCGAATGGCCAAAAGATTCAGGTTACACAGCAGTTTTTACTGGTGGTCTCTGGCTCGGAGCAGGACTGGTTGATGGACAAGCAGATATCAGAACGGCCATGTATCAGTACTCAACTGAATTTTCCCCCGGTGCATTAGGTAGTGATCCAGAGGCAGTCGAGAATAAAGTTTATTCCATTAATTCGGGCGACAATGTTTCCAATCCGGATTGGCTCAATTGGCCAGTAAATCAGGGTGCACCCTGGATTGACGAGGACGGGAATCATGAATGGGATCCAAATGTGGATTCCCCCGCGATTAAAGGGGATCAATTCTCCTGGTGTGTCATCAATGATGGCAACGAAGAGAATCATAATAATTTGTATAGTACGCTACCATTAGGAGTGGAGATCCGGACATCAATATATGGCGTTGATGTGGAGGGGAGACCCGCTAACACCATCTTCTATGAATGGAATATCAGGAACGCTGGTGAGCATGTACTTGACTCTGTTTTTGCTGGTGTTTGGATGGACCCGGATATTGGTTATAGCAGTGACGATTACGCTGGCTCAGATCCTGATTTGGAAATGTCCTATGCCTATAATGCTGATTCCATTGATGCTGACTATGGTTCCGTTCCTCCAGCAGTAGGAGTGATGTTTATCAGGACCCCTCTGGTACCGGCGCTAGGAGAGATTGGGTACAACGTGCATGGTGCAGTTGAGGACCATCGCAATGTACCCATGAAGGCAAGTCTAATCTGGTACTGCGGAGGTAGTCTCTGTGGACCGGACACACCCGGTGAAGCTTTTAATCAAATGAATGGTCTGGATAACGAAGGTGACTCTCTTATGGATCTCGATAACCACCCAACAACCTTCATGTTGACCGGGGATCCAGCCACTGGTGAAGGTTGGACAGAAGCTAACGCCGAGAGATTATCTGGGGATCGCTATTTTCTCATGAGCGCAGGTCCATTTTCTTTATCTCCTGGGGAATCCCAGGATTTTATATGTGCTCTCATGCTCGCGCAGGGGACAAACAATCTAAACGCCATAACTGAATTGAGATCAACAGCTTCAGATATAAGACTATTGTGGCCTCAACTGTTTGAAACCACGTCTATTAGAGACGACCTCGACCAGATGCCCGGGGACTTCGTGCTGCACCCGGCTTATCCCAATCCTTTCAATCCTATCACGAGTATTGCCTATACGCTGCCAGAGCAGATAGATGTTGAGTTTGAGATATTTGATATAAGGGGTCGCATGGTAAAAAACTGGTTCTTTGCAAATCAGACCAGAGGAGAGCACAAATTGTTCTGGGATGGCACCAAAACCGGCGGTGAGCTTGTATCCACCGGAGTTTACCTCGGAGTTATCAAGACGGGGAGCTATCAGTCAACAATTAAGATGGTTTTACTAAGATAGAGAAGATCGAATGAGCCCTCAGGTGCTCAATATCAGTTCTCGATTTTGACAATTACATCCTCTGGCATGGGCCCAGCTGGTGTCTGGCTGGTTTGATTCCTAATGGCTTCAATTTCAACAAAATCAAATAAACGACCCTGTCCTATGCCTTCACATTCTTCTTCAATCAATTTCCAGCGATATTGGGATTTCAAATTGGCTTTCCAGAATGGAAAAGTTCGACACTGAGTTGGGCGTGCCTCATAGATGGTGCAGCCATTTTCACCATAGAAAATGCAATTATCACCATCATTCTTAAACACATATTCGCCTTTATGTAGATCCATATAGGTCGCAGTAAATTTGTTGACGCTCAGATCAAGATGTTTGGCTGCAAAGCCTACATCTTCCAGTGTGGGGTAGACAAAGCCCCCTCCCAACTTACAGCAGGCTCCACAACCCGTGCATTCAAAATGCAATCCTCTCGCATAGAAGCGTTCTTTAGGAGTAGATTTTGACAAATTAGAATAAACCTTTTACCAGTCCACCATCCACCACTATAGACTGTCCAGTGAGATAGCTGGCTCTGGTTGAGGATAGAAACGTAATCACCGCTGCCAGCTCTTCTGGTTGGCCCAGACGCTTCATGGGAATGTCCTTGGCGATAAGGGCAGGGTCTGCCAGATCACTATGCAATTCTTTAACTCGCTCAGTATCATGGATACCAGGCAGCACCATATTCACCGTAATACCGTGTTCTGCAACTTGAGCTGAGAGTGTCTTGGCATATCCAGTCAAACCAGCGCGGGCTGTATTGGAAAGGATGAGTGAGTCAATGGGCTGTTTCACTGAAACTGAAGTAATGAATACTATCCTGCCCCAACCTTTAGTACGCATTCCCTCCAGGACTTCCTGAGCTGAATCCTTCATGGCGATCAAGTTACCCTGTAAGGCATTATTCCACTGATCGTCGCTTAGACTATCATAAAATCCTGCTGAGGGACCGCCGTTATTGGCTACCAGAACATCGATAGAGCCCCAATTTCCCTCTATCTCATCTAGCATGGTGCGCCGTGCCTTTGGATCCGCCAGATCACACACAAAACCCTGAACTGTAGCACCAGTAGCTTTGCTGATTGATTTAGCAGCACCTTGAATTCGCTTTTCATCCCGTGAGCAAATAGCCAATCGACAGCCTTCTCGAGCCAGTTCCAGAGCTGCAGCATATCCAAGTCCAGATGAGGAACCTTGAACCAGCGCAACTTTATTTTTAATACCAAAATCCATAATATTTCCTTACTCAAAAAATTCGTGATATGATAGGATGGCGATAGCTGTAGGGAAAGGAACAAATCGTGGCTAATCCTGTTCACATCACTGGTACTACGTCTATATTAGAAGGCTTATTATGAATAAAGGAAACAATAAATAAATGGATATCTACTCACTACTTCTGGCTGTCCCAGCCATCCTCATTGCATTAACATTTCATGAGTTTGCCCATGGTTATGTGGCCTATCGCTTTGGTGATCCCACTGCAAAGAATCATGGACGACTCACGCTTAATCCCTTAGCTCACCTGGACCCTATGGGTACCATCATGATCTTCCTGATTCACTTTGGCTGGGCGAAACCCGTCCCCGTGGATCCACGTTATCTGGGAAATCCTAAACGGGATATGATGTGGATTGCTGCTGCGGGTCCCCTCATGAATATGGTATTGGCTTTAATTTCCGGTATTGTGATTCGGATTTTTATTGGAGTTGGCCTGGCAAGTAGTCAATCAGGTGAAACAGCCCAAATAGTTTTTCAAATGTTGTACTATTCACTGTATATCAATCTAGCCCTGGCCTTTTTCAACCTTTTGCCCATTCCGCCCTTGGATGGATCGAAAATATTAGCCGGAGTACTTCCCCACAGGTATGCACCTACTCTTTACCTCATCGAATCTCGGGGACCCATGGTTTTATTTGGGATTATCATGTTTGGATGGATTACAGGATTTCATGTTTTAGGTGTCGTTATTGGTCCCTTTATCAATGTTTTTTCCCACTTATTTTCAGGAATCTAATGCCAGAACTGAAGTATGCTAAAACCCGTCGATTGAGACGTTTTGAATCTGCAGAGTCAGATGATAGACGCATTCATTTTCGACGTATGACCTCGGCCTACCCAAAGCGGAGTTTCGTAGGTCTATTGGTCATGGCTGGGATGGTGGCATATATTCTCTATTATTTATCAAAAGTCTAAAGGTTTGACAGATGCAGAAAATCGTTGAATGCGTACCAAATTTTAGTGAAGGTCATGACCTTGCTCTCATCGAGCAGATCACGTCATCAATTGCTCAGGTTGAAGGTGTCACTCTGCTGGATGTGGATCCAGGTGCAGATACCAATCGTACTGTTGTCACTTTCGTAGGTGGACCAGAAGCCACTGTTGAGGCAGCCTTTCAAGGCATCAAACGCGCCTCTGAACTCATCGATATGCGCAAGCACACAGGAGCCCATGCTCGCATGGGAGCCACAGATGTCTGTCCATTCATTCCCGTCAGTAATATGACCATGGAAGAATGTGCCGAGTTGTCACGTATCTTGGGTAAACGAGTCGGTGAAGAGTTGAATATCCCAGTTTATTTGTATGAATATTCCGCCGCCACGCCAGAACGTGAAAATCTTGCCAATATCAGGGCAGGGGAATATGAAGGTCTCTCAGAAAAATTGAAGAACCCACATTGGAAACCTGATTTCGGAAAAGCTGAGTTTAATGCCAAATCCGGGGCTACGGTTATGGGTGCCCGCAAATTCCTTATCGCCTACAATGTGAACCTAAATACTCGGGATACCAAAAAAGCCACTGACATTGCTTTAGAGATTCGCGAAGCTGGCCGGAATGCCCGAGATCCAAAAACCAATAAGTTTATACGCGATGAGAATGGAACGCCCATCAAGCGACCTGGCACGTTAAAAGCTGTCAAAGCTGTGGGCTGGTACATTGATGAATACAACATGGCACAAATTTCCATGAATCTGGTGGATATGGCGGTCACACCTTTTCACATCGCCTTTGATGAAGTGGTCAAACAGGCAGATTTGCGAGGTCTAAGAGTTTCAGGAAGTGAGCTCGTAGGACTCATCCCACTCACTGCTATGCTGGATGCAGGTAAATATTATCTCAAAAAGCAAAACTCCAGTACCGCGGTATCCAACGCAGAACTTATCCGAATCGCCATCCAGAGTATGGGTTTGAATGAAATCGCTCCCTTCAATCCTCAGGAACGCATCATTGAATATCAATTAGGATCAAAAGACGAGAAAAATCTAGTCGATATGGGTGTGACTGAGTTTGTAGATGAATTGGCATCAGACTCACCAGCCCCAGGTGGAGGCTCCGTTTCAGCATTGGCTTCGTCCATGGCTGCAGGTCTCACCAATATGGTGGGTGTTTTGACCTTTGGTAAAAAAGGTTACCAGGACAATTGGGATGAAATTGAAGATCTCAGTAATCAGGCTCAGAGCTTGAAAGATACATTCCTGTTTCTTGTAGATGAGGATACTCGTTCATTTAACAATGTCATGGCAGCCATGCGCCTACCCAAAAAGAGTAGTGAGCAACAAAGTGTACGTCTTCAAGCGCTCCAGGAAGCGACTATTTATTCGGCTGAAGTCCCACTGAAGGTAATGCGACATTCGCTTGATATCATGAAACTGGCAGGACGTATGGCAGAAATTGGCAATCAGAATTCATTGTCAGATGCTGGTGTAGCGGTGCTGCAGGCACGAGCTGGACTGGAAGGCGCTGCTCTTAACGTGCTCATAAATGTTCCTGGAATTGATGATCAAGATGTCGTCAAAAAATTCAAAAATGAAGTTTCAAGCTTGAAATCTGAGTCTGCTACTCTGGCAGATAAAATTCTCTCAGCCATGACAAGCAAACTCCTAACCCCTAACGCCTAACGATCCTTTAAATGTCTCGAATCCATATTCTCCCTGATATTCTGTGCAACAAAATCGCTGCTGGCGAGGTTGTTCAACGACCAGCCTCGGTTGTCAAGGAACTGGTGGAGAATTGCATTGATGCAGAAGCCACCCGCATTGAAGTAACCATCAATAATGGTGGTCGCGACCTCATCCAGGTCATTGATGATGGAGTCGGTCTGGATAAAGAAGAACTAGGATTAGCCCTGGAACGGCATGCAACCAGCAAAATTGCCGAAATTGATGATCTCTTCCGTATAAGAACCATGGGTTTTAGGGGAGAAGCGCTGCCCAGCATTGCTTCTGTTTCCATGATGGAACTGGTATCCCGAGCACGAGAAAGTGATGCTGCATTTTCTCTGGAGGTCCAGGCTGGAATAGCTGGTGACGTTCAACCTATTGCCTGGGAGACGGGCACTCGGATCACAGTTAAAAATTTATTCTTTAATGTCCCAGCCAGGCTCAAATTTCTAAAGGCGAAACGGACAGAGCTCAACCATATAATTGACCGTGTAAAACCATTGGCTCTCATATATCCAGAGATTGCCTTTAAGCTCGTGGCAGATAAAAAGGTCATTTTCGATTTAAGGGCAGCAGATCCAGAAGAACGTGTGGCAGCTATTTTTGGAAGTGAATATGCCAATAAAATTATTAAGGTAGAGGACAATCGTGGGAACATTAAGGTTTCAGGTTTTATTGGAAATCTCGACCTTGTGCGTGTTGCCCGAGGTGAGCAGTATCTCTCCATAAATAATCGCCCGATTTCTGATCGCCTGATAAATAATGCGGTTTATCAAGCTCATAAATCTCTGATTCAACGCGGCGAATTTCCCTTCTATTCTTTGAATATATCAGTTCCCCTCAATGAAGTGGATGTGAATGTACATCCCACAAAAACTGAAGTAAAATTTAATGATGAGTGGCGGGTCTATCACGTTGTAAAAGAAACCGTTGAGAACGGTCTTCGCCAGACCTTGAAAATGTTACCCAGCTTCCAGAACCGTCCACAGGCTGCGCCTCTTTTTTCTGAGACAAATACTAATTCACCTCAAACTAGTTTCGTTGTACCGGGTTCAAATCAGTATCAGGATGATGCACAAGCCCGCAGTGCTGAAGAGAGTGAAATTCTTCAAAAAGCCCGACAATTTAGCCAGGTTTTGGATCGAGATTCGGTGGAGAAGAAGCCCCAGCGAGAACAAGGTGGATTTATCTGGCAAGTTCATAACACCTACATTCTCAGCCAGATCAATAATGGCATAGCTATAATCGATCAGCACGTAGCCCATGAACGGATTCTCTATGAAGAAGCGCTGAAGGATATGGACGAGAACAAAGGGACATCACAGCAGCTACTTTTTCCTGCTACACAGGAGTTTTCAGCTGATGATTACACGCTTCTTGTTGATATCATTCCCTCTTTAAA
Protein-coding sequences here:
- the mutL gene encoding DNA mismatch repair endonuclease MutL, which encodes MSRIHILPDILCNKIAAGEVVQRPASVVKELVENCIDAEATRIEVTINNGGRDLIQVIDDGVGLDKEELGLALERHATSKIAEIDDLFRIRTMGFRGEALPSIASVSMMELVSRARESDAAFSLEVQAGIAGDVQPIAWETGTRITVKNLFFNVPARLKFLKAKRTELNHIIDRVKPLALIYPEIAFKLVADKKVIFDLRAADPEERVAAIFGSEYANKIIKVEDNRGNIKVSGFIGNLDLVRVARGEQYLSINNRPISDRLINNAVYQAHKSLIQRGEFPFYSLNISVPLNEVDVNVHPTKTEVKFNDEWRVYHVVKETVENGLRQTLKMLPSFQNRPQAAPLFSETNTNSPQTSFVVPGSNQYQDDAQARSAEESEILQKARQFSQVLDRDSVEKKPQREQGGFIWQVHNTYILSQINNGIAIIDQHVAHERILYEEALKDMDENKGTSQQLLFPATQEFSADDYTLLVDIIPSLNTLGFRLREFGPQTVLVEAVPTGMRGGSEGIILKEIIDYYRENRVFDYSPSKRLAASYSCKAAVKAGDPLTEEEMRVLVDRLFATENPFYCPHGRPIIINLSIDELDKRFERH
- a CDS encoding SDR family oxidoreductase is translated as MDFGIKNKVALVQGSSSGLGYAAALELAREGCRLAICSRDEKRIQGAAKSISKATGATVQGFVCDLADPKARRTMLDEIEGNWGSIDVLVANNGGPSAGFYDSLSDDQWNNALQGNLIAMKDSAQEVLEGMRTKGWGRIVFITSVSVKQPIDSLILSNTARAGLTGYAKTLSAQVAEHGITVNMVLPGIHDTERVKELHSDLADPALIAKDIPMKRLGQPEELAAVITFLSSTRASYLTGQSIVVDGGLVKGLF
- a CDS encoding site-2 protease family protein gives rise to the protein MDIYSLLLAVPAILIALTFHEFAHGYVAYRFGDPTAKNHGRLTLNPLAHLDPMGTIMIFLIHFGWAKPVPVDPRYLGNPKRDMMWIAAAGPLMNMVLALISGIVIRIFIGVGLASSQSGETAQIVFQMLYYSLYINLALAFFNLLPIPPLDGSKILAGVLPHRYAPTLYLIESRGPMVLFGIIMFGWITGFHVLGVVIGPFINVFSHLFSGI
- the ftcD gene encoding glutamate formimidoyltransferase, which codes for MQKIVECVPNFSEGHDLALIEQITSSIAQVEGVTLLDVDPGADTNRTVVTFVGGPEATVEAAFQGIKRASELIDMRKHTGAHARMGATDVCPFIPVSNMTMEECAELSRILGKRVGEELNIPVYLYEYSAATPERENLANIRAGEYEGLSEKLKNPHWKPDFGKAEFNAKSGATVMGARKFLIAYNVNLNTRDTKKATDIALEIREAGRNARDPKTNKFIRDENGTPIKRPGTLKAVKAVGWYIDEYNMAQISMNLVDMAVTPFHIAFDEVVKQADLRGLRVSGSELVGLIPLTAMLDAGKYYLKKQNSSTAVSNAELIRIAIQSMGLNEIAPFNPQERIIEYQLGSKDEKNLVDMGVTEFVDELASDSPAPGGGSVSALASSMAAGLTNMVGVLTFGKKGYQDNWDEIEDLSNQAQSLKDTFLFLVDEDTRSFNNVMAAMRLPKKSSEQQSVRLQALQEATIYSAEVPLKVMRHSLDIMKLAGRMAEIGNQNSLSDAGVAVLQARAGLEGAALNVLINVPGIDDQDVVKKFKNEVSSLKSESATLADKILSAMTSKLLTPNA